From one Choloepus didactylus isolate mChoDid1 chromosome 24, mChoDid1.pri, whole genome shotgun sequence genomic stretch:
- the LOC119519767 gene encoding olfactory receptor 2T11-like: protein MGKNETTGMDFILLGLFSSMKHADVLIGVIILVYVAALTGNSTLILLILVGSWLHTPMYFLLRQLSLIDLLLISTTVPKMATGFLSGKKSISNAACGTQMFFSLMLGAAECFLLTLMCCDRSVAVCRPLRHPVIMNQRVCLVMVMGSWAGGALDALVQTAYTMHLPRCGPKEIEHFFCEVMAILSSSCEDTSANKSTLLVAGTVLLLIPLIIIFSSYSLIFFTVLRMNSPKGRNKALTTCSSHLMVVSLFYGPAIFTYMTPGSSHSPDWDKAVSVFFSIITPTLNPFIYSLRNKDVLGALRKIFVRGLCSN from the coding sequence ATGGGAAAGAATGAGACAACAGGAATGGATTTTATTCTCCTGGGACTCTTCTCCAGCATGAAACACGCTGACGTCCTCATTGGTGTCATCATCCTCGTCTATGTCGCTGCCCTCACGGGGAATTCCACCCTGATTCTCCTCATCCTGGTGGGTTCCTGGCTCCACACGCCCATGTACTTCCTGCTCAGACAGCTGTCCCTCATCGACTTGCTCCTCATCTCCACCACTGTCCCCAAGATGGCCACTGGCTTTCTCTCAGGGAAGAAAAGCATCTCAAACGCAGCCTGTGGGACACAGATGTTTTTCTCTCTGATGCTGGGGGCAGCCGAGTGCTTTCTCCTCACTCTCATGTGCTGTGACCGCTCTGTGGCCGTCTGCCGCCCACTGAGACACCCAGTCATCATGAACCAGAGGGTCTGCCTGGTGATGGTCATGGGGTCCTGGGCTGGGGGAGCCCTAGATGCTCTAGTCCAGACTGCATACACCATGCACTTACCCAGGTGTGGCCCCAAGGAGATAGAACATTTCTTCTGTGAAGTCATGGCCATCCTGAGTTCCTCCTGTGAGGATACTTCTGCAAACAAGTCAACATTACTTGTGGCAGGCACCGTGCTACTCCTTATTCCTCTCATCATCATCTTTTCCTCCTACTCCCTCATCTTCTTCACTGTCCTCCGCATGAATTCCCCCAAGGGGAGGAATAAAGCGCTgaccacctgctcctcccacctgaTGGTCGTGAGTCTCTTTTATGGACCAGCCATCTTCACCTACATGACTCCTGGCTCCTCACACAGCCCCGATTGGGACAAGGCTGTGTCAGTGTTCTTTTCAATCATTACCCCTACATTGAACCCCTTTATTTATAGCCTTAGGAACAAGGATGTTTTGGGGGCATTGAGGAAGATATTCGTAAGAGGCCTCTGTTCAAATTAA